Genomic window (Paraburkholderia phenazinium):
CCACCCCACTCCGCACTCCGTGCGTCGCGGTCGGGTCTGCCTGGGAAACCCGGCTCACCATGGCACTCGAGATGTGTTCCAAGCCCGCCCACCAAGGAAGCACTAGCCAACGCGGCCTCGATAACGCCCAGCGGACGAGAATCGGCTCACGGGCAGCGGCAAAGAAAAATAGTTAGAATACCTACAGAATTTGCAGAAGGGGGGGGTGTACCCGACGGCGGGGCGCGCAGCGCGACGCTGGAACGGATGATGGCCTTGTCACTAACGTGGGTGGTGCGAGGGCGGGTCTCGTCTTGGGCCGTTTCCGTTAGCAGACCTAGATGGCTCACTACGAGCTAGCGGTGTGAGCCCGCTTTCTTTGCTTACTTTCTTTGCGGCGGTGTACAGACTGGAGACATAGCTGACAGGTGTACGGGGACATGGTTGACACTTTCGGGCAATCGAACGCCCGGACCCATCCATGCCCTGGAACGTAAAAGACACCATGAGTCTCAGACAGGAATTCGTTTGTCTGGCCGCTGTGCAGACAGTGCCTTTCAGCGAGTTGTGCCGGCGCTTCAACATCAGCCGCCAGACCGGCTACAAATGGCTTGAACGCCACAAGACGCAAGGCGAGGACGGTCTGGCCGACCGTTCCCGTCGCCCGCATTGCAGCCCCTCCCGCTCATCGGATCAGGTCGCCCAGGCCGTGATCGCCTTGCGTCAGGCGCACGGCTGGGGTGGGCGCAAGATCGCCCGACGGCTGCAGGACATGGGCTTTGCCGACGTTCCAGCGCCCGCCACGGTAACGGAAATCCTCCGGCGTCATGGTTTGATCGATCCGCGCGAATCCGCGCAGCGCGAGCCCTGGCAGCGCTTCGAGCACGAGCATCCGAATTCACTCTGGCAGATGGACTTCAAGGGCGATTTCCCGACGCTCGAAGGAGGCCGCTGCTATCCGCTCACGGTGCTGGACGATCATTCGCGCTTTAACATCGTGCTGGCCGCCTGCGCACGCACCACCACGCAGGTCGTGCAGGCCGAACTGGACAGGGCATTCCGGTGCTATGGACTACCCGCACGCATCAATGTCGACAACGGTGCGCCGTGGGGCTCTCCCAGCGCGCCGGGACAGGTGACCGAGCTCGCTGTATGGATGATCAGGCTGGGCATACGGGTGAGTTACAGCCGTCCCTATCATCCGCAGACCAACGGCAAGGACGAACGGTTTCACCGCTCGCTGAAGGCCGAGGTGCTGCAGCGCTACACGTTCACCACCCACGCACACGTGCAGCAGGAACTGGAGCGCTGGCGCAGTGTGTACAACACCGAGCGCCCGCATGAAGCCCTTGACCTGGCGACGCCGCTCACGCGTTACCGGCCCAGCCCACGGACGATGCCTGATCATTTGCCGGAGCCGCAATACGGTCCACACGACGAGGTCCTGCGGGTCAACTCAAACGGTCTGGTCCGCTTCCGCGGGGAGGCTGTGCGCCTGTCAATCGCGCTTAAAGGCCTGCCGGTCGCCGCACGTCCGAAACCCGACGAAGACGGCGTTATCGAGTTCTGGTTTGCCCATCATCGCGTTGCAAAACTTGACCTCGGAGGAGCAAAACGCTGACCATGATGTGTCAACGATGTCCTCGTACATGTGTCAACCATGTCTCCAGTCTGTACACGGCGGCAAAGAAAGTAAGTGCTGCCCCGCACAGGGGCGAACCTAATAGACCACTAAGAAATCAAGGAAAGGCCAACACCCCAAGAGAACAACCAAAGCACCGCGCAGGCAAAAAGCCGCAAAAAAAAATCACCCGGCCATAGCCATCTTCTTCCTCTCACTCCGCTGCATAAAATGGTTCCCAACAATGACCCCAACAGTAACAACCCCAATAAACAGCGTAGCCAAAGCATTCATCTCAGGATTCAACCCCAAGCGAACGCGAGAGAACACAACAAGCGGCAAAGTAGTCGACCCAGGCCCAGACAAAAATGCAGAGAGAACGAGATCGTCGATAGACAGAGTAAAGGACAAAAGCCACCCCGCCACAAGAGCCTGCGAAATCAACGGCAACGTAATAAAGAAGAAGACCCGCAACGGAGTAGCCCCAAGATCCAGAGCCGCCTCTTCGAGCGAAGGATGCAGCTCCCGCACCCGCGACTGCACAATAATAGCCACATAAGAAATACACAGCATCACATGCCCGATCCAGATCGTGAACACCCCACGCCCAGCCGGCCATCCAAGCCACTTCGCCATTTCGATAAACAGCAGCAGCAGCGAAATCCCCTGAATCACCTCGGGTATCACCAACGGTGCATTGATCATCCCCGTGTACAAGGTAAACCCGCGAAACCGCCCCATCCGCGCCAGCACAAACCCCGCCCACGTGCCAATAAACACCGACGCAAACGCCGTCATCAAACCAATCCGCAACGACAGCCACGCCGCCGCAATCAACTCGTCATCGTCCAGCAGCGCAGCGTACCAACGCGTCGAGAAATGCGTCCACACCGTCACCAGTTGCGATTCGTTAAACGAATACACCACCAGGCTGACAATCGGAATGTACAAAAACAAAAACCCAATACCCAAGGCAATGATCTGCAACATGCGATTCGGCTTCATCAGCGTCGCTCCTCCAACGCCTTCGCCTGCGCGTACTGGAAGAACGCCATCGGCACCAGCAGCAGCAACACCATCGCACACGTCACAGCAGAAGCCATCGGCCAGTCTGCGTTGTCGAAGAACTCATTCCACATCACCCGGCCAATCATCAGCGTGTTCGCCCCACCCAGCAATTCCGGAATCACATACTCCCCCACCGCCGGAATGAACACCAGCAGACACCCCGCAATAATGCCGTTCCTGGACAGCGGCAAGGTGATCTGCCAGAACGCCTTCCACGGCTTCGCGCCAAGGTCGTAAGCTGCTTCCAGCAACGTGATGTCCATCTTCACAAGGTGCGCATACAGCGGCATCACCAGAAACGGCAGGTACGAATACACCATGCCGATATAAACCGCCGTGTTCGTGTGATACAGCTCGATCGGCGTATGAATCAGCCCAATCGACATCAGAAAATTATTCAGCAATCCGTTATTCTTCAGGATGCCGATCCACGCATACACGCGAATCAGGAACGACGTCCAGAACGGCAGCATCACGGCCATCATCAGAACGTTGCGGGTGGCCGGGTTCGAGCGCGCGATGTAATACGCCATCGGATAACCGAGCAGCAGACATAGCAGCGTCGATACCGCCGCCACCACCACCGAGTTCACATACGTCGCGAAGTACAGGCTGTCGGTCAGCAGGAACGCATAGTGCGACAGGTCGAGCGCGATATGCACCACGCCGTCCTGGAAGCTCGTCAGTTCCGTGTATGGCGGAATGCCGAGCTGCAGGTCCGCAAAGCTGATCTTCACGACCAGCAGGAACGGCACCAGGAAAAACAGCAGCAGCCAGATGAACGGTCCGGCCACCACGGCGGTACGGCCCGTCAGCCCAAAGCGCCGCACGGGCCAGGTCGCGAATGAACTCAGCGCGCTTTTCATGACGTCAGCACCACGCCCGCAGATGCGCTCCAGCGCACATAGACCTCGTCGCCCCAAGTCGGCGGGTCGATCTCCGAAAGCGCCAGACTCGTGACGTTCGCCACCACCGTCTTGCCGCCGTCGAGCTTCACGTGATACAGCGAATAGCCACCCATGTATGCGATATTCGTGACGACGCCCTTGCCCCAGTTGTACGCGCCTTCGGGCGGCTTACGGGTGAGCGCGATGCGCTCGGGCCGCACTGAGATCGTCAACGGCATGCCGAGCGGTCCGGTAATGCCGTGGTTCACGTACAGACGCACCGGCAGATCCGGCGTCTCGACGAAGATGTGATCGGGTTCGTCCTCGACCACGTTGCCGTCGAACAGATTGGTCGACCCGATGAACTCTGCCGAAAACCGGCTATTCGGATACTCGTACACTTCATGCGGCGTGCCGAGCTGGATGATCTCGCCTTCGCTCATCACCGCGAGCCGGCCGGCCATCGTCATCGCCTCTTCCTGATCGTGCGTCACCATGATGCAGGTGACGCCGACCTTGTCGAGAATGTTGACCAGCTCGATCTGCGTGCGCTGACGAATCTGCTTGTCGAGCGCGGACATCGGCTCGTCGAGCAGCAGCAGCTTGGGCCGCTTGATCAGGCTGCGCGCCAGCGCCACGCGCTGCTGCTGGCCGCCCGAAAGCTGATGCGGCTTGCGCCTGGCAAAGCGGCCCATCTGCACGAGGTCCAGCACCGACTGCACGCGGTCTTTCAGTTCGGCCTTCGGCACGCCTTCCTGCTTCAGGCCGAAGGCGACGTTGCCTTCAACCGTCATGTGCGGAAACAGCGCATACGACTGGAACATCATGTTGACGGGCCGGCGATACGGCGGCATCTGCGCAAGGTCCTCGCCGTCGATCAGGATCTTGCCCGAAGTCACACTTTCGAGGCCCGCCAGCATCCGCAAAAGCGTCGACTTGCCGCAGCCCGAACTGCCGAGCAGAGCGAACAGTTCGCCCTTCCTGACCGACAGGTTGACCTGCTTGACCGCGAACGTCTCGCCGAACTTCTTGACGACGTCGACGATCTGCACGAAGTTTTCCGCTGCATCGTTCGCAACGGCATAGCTGCCCTGGGGCGGCGTGCCGGCCCCTGCCAGCGCACCCGACTGGTCACTGCTCATGATTTGCTACTTCACTCCCGCGTTTGACGAACAAAGCCCCCGGTGACCACCGGGGGCTTCATGATGAGGCTTAGCTATGGATCATTGCGGCCGCAGGCTTCAGCGGCCGGACTTGAACTCGGTCCACAGCCGGGTCTGCAGACGCTGGATTTCCGGCGGCAGCGGCTTCAGCAGGAACAGCGTCTTGATGACTTCAGGCGGCGGATAAACCGCCGGATCGTTCGCCACGTCCTTGTCCACATACTTGCGCGCTTCGAGATTCGCGCTCGGGTAGTAGACCTCGTTCGTGATCGCGGCGTGGACCTGCGGCGTCTCGATGTAGTTGATCCACTCGAGCGCGGCTTCCTTGTTCTTGGCGTCCTTCGGAATCGCCATCACGTCGAACCATACCGGCGCGCCGCCCTTCGGCACGTAGTACTCGATCTGGTACGGCTTCTTCGCTTCGACCGCACGATGCTTCGCGATCACCACGTCGCCCGACCAGCCGTACGCGAAGCAGACGTCGCCGCCGACCAGGTCGTTGATGTAACCCGACGAGTTGAACTGCGTGATGTACGGACGGATCTTCTTCATCATCTCGAGCGCGGCGCGGTAGTCGGCCGGGTTCGTGCTCATCGGATCCTTGCCGATGTAGTGCAGCGCAGCCGCAAACATCTGGTCAGGCGCATCGAGCACCGAGACGCCGCACGTCTTCAGCTTCGAAATGTATTCGGGCTTGAACAGAATGTCCCAGTTGTCGAGCGGGACATTCTTGCCGAGGATCTGCTGGACCTTGGTGACGTTGTAACCCAGCCCGGTCGTGCCGTAAGCCCAGGGTACCGTGTACTTGTTGCCCGGATCGGCGCCGGCGACGAGCGCCATCAGCGAGGGGTCGAGGTATTTCAGATTCGGCAGCTTCGATTTGTCGAGCGGGGCGAAAATGCCCGCGGCAATCTGCTTGCCGGC
Coding sequences:
- a CDS encoding IS481 family transposase — encoded protein: MPWNVKDTMSLRQEFVCLAAVQTVPFSELCRRFNISRQTGYKWLERHKTQGEDGLADRSRRPHCSPSRSSDQVAQAVIALRQAHGWGGRKIARRLQDMGFADVPAPATVTEILRRHGLIDPRESAQREPWQRFEHEHPNSLWQMDFKGDFPTLEGGRCYPLTVLDDHSRFNIVLAACARTTTQVVQAELDRAFRCYGLPARINVDNGAPWGSPSAPGQVTELAVWMIRLGIRVSYSRPYHPQTNGKDERFHRSLKAEVLQRYTFTTHAHVQQELERWRSVYNTERPHEALDLATPLTRYRPSPRTMPDHLPEPQYGPHDEVLRVNSNGLVRFRGEAVRLSIALKGLPVAARPKPDEDGVIEFWFAHHRVAKLDLGGAKR
- a CDS encoding ABC transporter permease subunit — protein: MKPNRMLQIIALGIGFLFLYIPIVSLVVYSFNESQLVTVWTHFSTRWYAALLDDDELIAAAWLSLRIGLMTAFASVFIGTWAGFVLARMGRFRGFTLYTGMINAPLVIPEVIQGISLLLLFIEMAKWLGWPAGRGVFTIWIGHVMLCISYVAIIVQSRVRELHPSLEEAALDLGATPLRVFFFITLPLISQALVAGWLLSFTLSIDDLVLSAFLSGPGSTTLPLVVFSRVRLGLNPEMNALATLFIGVVTVGVIVGNHFMQRSERKKMAMAG
- a CDS encoding ABC transporter permease subunit, yielding MKSALSSFATWPVRRFGLTGRTAVVAGPFIWLLLFFLVPFLLVVKISFADLQLGIPPYTELTSFQDGVVHIALDLSHYAFLLTDSLYFATYVNSVVVAAVSTLLCLLLGYPMAYYIARSNPATRNVLMMAVMLPFWTSFLIRVYAWIGILKNNGLLNNFLMSIGLIHTPIELYHTNTAVYIGMVYSYLPFLVMPLYAHLVKMDITLLEAAYDLGAKPWKAFWQITLPLSRNGIIAGCLLVFIPAVGEYVIPELLGGANTLMIGRVMWNEFFDNADWPMASAVTCAMVLLLLVPMAFFQYAQAKALEERR
- a CDS encoding ABC transporter ATP-binding protein, producing MSSDQSGALAGAGTPPQGSYAVANDAAENFVQIVDVVKKFGETFAVKQVNLSVRKGELFALLGSSGCGKSTLLRMLAGLESVTSGKILIDGEDLAQMPPYRRPVNMMFQSYALFPHMTVEGNVAFGLKQEGVPKAELKDRVQSVLDLVQMGRFARRKPHQLSGGQQQRVALARSLIKRPKLLLLDEPMSALDKQIRQRTQIELVNILDKVGVTCIMVTHDQEEAMTMAGRLAVMSEGEIIQLGTPHEVYEYPNSRFSAEFIGSTNLFDGNVVEDEPDHIFVETPDLPVRLYVNHGITGPLGMPLTISVRPERIALTRKPPEGAYNWGKGVVTNIAYMGGYSLYHVKLDGGKTVVANVTSLALSEIDPPTWGDEVYVRWSASAGVVLTS
- a CDS encoding polyamine ABC transporter substrate-binding protein, giving the protein MKKLVVRQLATLMLCATPWLTAAAKDTQLNVYNWSDYIAKDTIPNFTKQTGVQVKYDNYDSDDTLQAKLLTGNSGYDIVVPTSNYAGKQIAAGIFAPLDKSKLPNLKYLDPSLMALVAGADPGNKYTVPWAYGTTGLGYNVTKVQQILGKNVPLDNWDILFKPEYISKLKTCGVSVLDAPDQMFAAALHYIGKDPMSTNPADYRAALEMMKKIRPYITQFNSSGYINDLVGGDVCFAYGWSGDVVIAKHRAVEAKKPYQIEYYVPKGGAPVWFDVMAIPKDAKNKEAALEWINYIETPQVHAAITNEVYYPSANLEARKYVDKDVANDPAVYPPPEVIKTLFLLKPLPPEIQRLQTRLWTEFKSGR